The Prochlorococcus sp. MIT 1300 genome has a window encoding:
- the recG gene encoding ATP-dependent DNA helicase RecG, which translates to MVAETSRKFVEVSPHVLTSDQLKQLLDWIQPIQQALRVEAESGFGNLQGRQEYFDVFLIRQLSNPPDAKLSIDAVTLLKQLVESFKSYSQSNDVTRRRLVTTTRQFLHESSMSLRPVAPVASPRLKLSNLDQKFKTRDDLNESCNLDSPISCIKGIGPKISEKLVSLGILLIRDLIEYYPRDYLNYASLKRIQDIEAGETATIVASIRKVNSFISPKNPNLSILELHVQDQTGKLKVTRFFVGRRFSSYHYLKTQTNLYPLGSIVAVSGLVKEGNYGKTFLDPLIEVMESKESTLRSRWIGRLMPIYSLTEGLKAERFRSLVEDVMPYVYLYKDPLPSNRLKNLNLVNISTALSDIHMPKDNSSLQLARRRLVFNEFLMLQLGLLQRRKEFRKHPSPVFDSVTRRDGLVGSFLALLPFSLTAAQERVLSEIEADLTSLKPMARLVQGDVGSGKTVVALASLLNAVQSGWQGAIMAPTEVLAEQHYQNFCNWLPKIHVTVALLTGSTSSTKRRKILDDLANGTLNIIVGTHALIEDSVVFNRLGLVVVDEQHRFGVRQRNLLLDKGLQPHLLTMTATPIPRTLALSIHGDLDVSQIDELPPGRMPIKTQIISSVNRNKAYALIRNEVDLGHKAYVVLPLIDESEKLNLRSAIETYKKLSEGVFADINVGLLHGRMTSAEKNEIVRNFASGTCQVLVSTTVVEVGVDVPEATVILIDHADRFGLAQLHQLRGRVGRGHAKSHCLLIHDRKNDLAGNRLEVLVNSDDGFEIAEIDMTLRGPGQVLGTRQSGIPDFVLASLEEDGDVLLQARNEAIALLEQDPELNEFPLLKDLLRRYWHKIRGNEHLN; encoded by the coding sequence ATGGTGGCAGAAACCTCTAGAAAATTTGTAGAGGTTTCACCTCATGTGCTGACTTCAGATCAGTTAAAACAGTTGTTGGATTGGATTCAACCAATCCAACAGGCTCTTAGAGTGGAAGCAGAGTCTGGTTTTGGCAATCTTCAAGGCAGACAGGAATATTTTGATGTTTTTTTGATTAGGCAACTCTCGAATCCGCCCGACGCGAAGCTTTCTATAGATGCTGTTACTCTTTTAAAACAATTAGTTGAATCTTTTAAGAGTTATTCTCAGAGTAATGATGTAACAAGAAGGAGATTAGTAACAACTACACGCCAGTTCTTACATGAATCTTCAATGAGTTTGAGGCCTGTCGCTCCTGTTGCCTCTCCACGGCTAAAACTTAGTAACTTGGATCAAAAGTTTAAGACTAGAGATGATCTTAATGAATCTTGTAATTTAGATAGCCCTATTTCCTGTATCAAGGGGATTGGTCCTAAGATATCTGAAAAATTAGTTTCTCTTGGAATACTTTTAATACGAGATTTGATTGAGTATTATCCTCGAGATTACCTAAATTATGCCTCTTTAAAGCGCATTCAGGATATTGAAGCAGGAGAAACTGCGACAATTGTTGCAAGTATCAGAAAAGTAAACAGTTTCATTAGCCCTAAAAATCCCAACCTGTCGATCCTTGAATTACATGTGCAAGACCAAACTGGAAAACTTAAGGTAACAAGGTTTTTCGTTGGAAGACGTTTTTCAAGCTATCATTATTTAAAAACTCAGACTAATTTATACCCTCTAGGGTCAATTGTTGCTGTAAGTGGACTTGTTAAAGAAGGCAATTACGGTAAGACTTTTCTGGATCCACTTATAGAAGTTATGGAATCGAAAGAGTCAACTCTTAGATCTAGATGGATAGGTAGATTAATGCCTATTTATTCATTAACTGAGGGTCTCAAAGCAGAACGCTTCCGTTCCTTAGTAGAAGATGTTATGCCCTATGTTTATTTATATAAAGACCCTTTACCTTCGAATAGACTTAAGAATTTAAATCTTGTGAATATTTCCACGGCACTGTCAGATATTCATATGCCAAAGGACAATTCATCATTGCAATTAGCAAGAAGGAGACTTGTCTTTAATGAGTTCCTTATGCTCCAACTTGGTTTACTGCAACGCCGAAAAGAGTTTCGTAAACATCCCTCTCCTGTTTTTGATAGTGTTACAAGAAGAGATGGACTTGTTGGTAGTTTTTTAGCTTTACTGCCTTTTAGCCTTACAGCAGCACAAGAGAGGGTTCTTTCGGAAATCGAGGCTGACTTAACTAGTCTCAAGCCAATGGCACGTTTAGTTCAAGGTGATGTAGGTTCTGGCAAAACTGTAGTTGCTTTAGCATCACTACTTAACGCAGTTCAATCTGGTTGGCAGGGGGCAATAATGGCTCCTACAGAAGTTTTAGCAGAACAACATTATCAAAACTTTTGTAATTGGTTGCCGAAGATCCATGTCACGGTTGCTCTGCTCACAGGTTCAACTTCCTCAACAAAACGTAGGAAGATCCTTGATGACTTAGCGAATGGAACATTAAACATTATTGTTGGCACACACGCCCTTATTGAAGATTCAGTTGTTTTCAACCGATTAGGACTTGTTGTTGTGGATGAACAGCATCGTTTTGGTGTACGCCAACGAAATCTTTTGCTTGATAAAGGTTTGCAACCTCATCTCCTTACAATGACAGCCACTCCTATTCCAAGGACTCTTGCTTTATCTATTCATGGCGATTTGGATGTTAGCCAAATAGATGAACTGCCGCCAGGAAGGATGCCTATTAAAACTCAAATTATTAGCTCAGTGAATAGGAATAAGGCTTACGCGCTTATTAGGAATGAGGTAGATCTTGGGCATAAGGCATATGTTGTATTGCCCTTAATAGACGAATCTGAGAAATTAAATCTCCGTTCAGCGATAGAGACTTACAAGAAGTTATCAGAGGGAGTTTTCGCAGACATTAATGTTGGCTTATTGCATGGACGTATGACCAGTGCTGAGAAGAATGAGATAGTACGAAATTTTGCCTCTGGAACTTGTCAGGTACTTGTTTCTACAACAGTCGTTGAAGTTGGAGTTGATGTTCCTGAAGCAACTGTGATTTTGATAGATCATGCCGATCGTTTTGGTTTGGCTCAACTCCATCAACTACGTGGTCGTGTTGGAAGAGGCCACGCCAAGTCGCATTGTTTGCTTATACATGACCGTAAAAATGATTTGGCTGGTAATCGTTTAGAGGTTTTGGTGAATTCTGACGATGGTTTTGAGATCGCTGAAATTGATATGACCTTACGAGGACCTGGTCAGGTTTTGGGCACAAGACAATCAGGCATTCCAGATTTTGTTTTGGCCAGTTTGGAAGAGGATGGTGATGTGCTTTTGCAAGCAAGGAATGAGGCCATTGCTCTTTTAGAACAGGATCCTGAATTGAATGAGTTTCCTTTGTTAAAAGATTTGCTCAGAAGGTATTGGCATAAGATTCGCGGTAATGAACACCTAAATTAA
- a CDS encoding M15 family metallopeptidase, protein MDRPWTKWPINECGENLVKIPVSFFRLQPHPYVALGAPYQRIDAPYFLRKDVVRRLLAAQDELQRIDPETSLVIFDGWRPINVQAFMVEHAINQECESRGIAPLDPTKRFERKKAIESVKRFWAAPSFDPMTPPPHSTGGAVDITISDVNGRPLDMGSEIDQIGAISEPDYFSDLRQKIVTNKTRLFNYRRRILAIAMSKVGFLQHPNEWWHFSYGDQMWAFICNEREAIYGALSSIDNKSRTA, encoded by the coding sequence ATGGACCGACCTTGGACAAAATGGCCAATAAATGAGTGTGGTGAAAACCTTGTAAAAATTCCAGTTTCTTTCTTTCGATTGCAACCTCATCCCTATGTTGCCCTTGGGGCTCCATATCAAAGAATTGATGCGCCTTATTTTTTGAGAAAGGATGTTGTTCGTCGTTTGTTGGCTGCCCAGGATGAGCTTCAGAGAATTGACCCAGAGACCTCTTTGGTAATTTTCGATGGATGGAGGCCTATAAACGTTCAAGCTTTCATGGTTGAACATGCTATTAATCAAGAATGTGAATCAAGGGGTATTGCCCCTCTTGATCCAACTAAAAGATTCGAGCGAAAAAAAGCAATTGAATCTGTTAAGAGGTTTTGGGCGGCACCAAGTTTTGACCCAATGACACCTCCACCTCATAGTACTGGGGGAGCTGTTGACATAACAATTTCTGATGTTAATGGTCGACCACTAGATATGGGGAGTGAGATTGATCAAATTGGAGCTATTTCTGAACCTGATTATTTTTCAGACTTACGGCAGAAAATTGTTACTAATAAAACACGACTTTTTAACTATAGAAGAAGAATTCTGGCTATTGCAATGAGTAAGGTTGGTTTTTTACAACACCCAAATGAATGGTGGCATTTTAGTTATGGAGATCAGATGTGGGCTTTTATCTGTAATGAGAGAGAAGCTATTTATGGAGCTTTGTCTTCAATAGATAATAAGTCTAGAACTGCTTGA